In Spinacia oleracea cultivar Varoflay chromosome 5, BTI_SOV_V1, whole genome shotgun sequence, a single window of DNA contains:
- the LOC110797169 gene encoding uncharacterized protein, with amino-acid sequence MKVFDVEAHSLCLFLFTGVTNSKELLELMQSGKLEPEAAFLNASLIPDVFPVLAAAHKALLSKARESLTTRTLHSELVYNYSGSKHITESLKRCGISDSCTYILAACFDASVNEIKAIQDLIKGKEIGLEELAGRANQSQIIKHYKISSLELGLGSLADAITCRIAARDAL; translated from the exons ATGAAGGTGTTTGATGTTGAGGCTCATTCTCTCTGTCTTTTCCTCTTCACCGGCGTCACCAATTCCAA AGAACTTTTGGAACTTATGCAATCAGGAAAGTTGGAGCCAGAAGCTGCTTTTCTTAATGCCTCTCTT ATTCCTGATGTCTTCCCTGTTCTAGCAGCTGCCCACAAGGCTCTACTGTCGAAAGCACGGGAGTCTCTAACTACAAGGACACTACATTCTGAGCTAGTTTACAATTATTCAGGATCTAAGCAT ATTACAGAATCTTTAAAAAGGTGTGGCATTTCTGATAGTTGCACCTATATCCTTGCTGCATGTTTCGATGCTTCAGTAAATGAG ATTAAAGCCATCCAAGACCTAATCAAGGGAAAGGAGATTGGTTTGGAGGAGCTGGCAGGAAGAGCAAATCAAAGCCAAATTATAAAG CATTACAAAATTTCAAGCTTGGAATTGGGATTAGGCTCGCTTGCAGATGCCATTACATGTCGAATTGCTGCTCGTGATGCTTTATAA
- the LOC110797170 gene encoding protein DETOXIFICATION 16 encodes MDKQENPSTTLPLLSTSRSLTGEAIEEGIQIERNINEFKHDQLRACLVQQGKYNNWGKRVFVEEAKKQVWLAGPLILVGLLTFSLHIISLMMVGHLGELALSAASMATSFAYVTGFSFLLGMASALETICGQSYGAEQYEMVGIHTQRAMVLLLLISIPISVIWSFTEPILVALGQNHDIAAEAAPYAQFMIPSLFAYSILQCLIRFFQTQNIVFPMLLTSGITTLLHILVCWLLVFKSGLGSKGAALANTISYCINCMLLAAYVKFSSSCSRTWTSSFSKASFQGIPALLRLAIPSAVMVCLEMWSFEMIVLLSGLLPNPALETSVLSISLNTTSLVWVIPEGFSGAVSTRVSNELGAGKPEAARTAVYVVLCMTVSESIVMGLILILIRNAWGYAYSSEMEVVTYLASMMPLLALTNFVDGLTCVLSGTARGCGWQKIGAYINLGSFYIVGLPVAILLAFYLHIGGKGLWLGILCAITLQVIAFLVITLKTDWEQQAKKATERVYESKVVKEMVF; translated from the exons ATGGACAAACAAGAAAACCCATCAACGACTCTCCCTCTTCTTAGCACCTCACGCTCACTCACTGGAGAAGCAATAGAAGAAGGTATTCAGATtgaaagaaacataaatgaatTTAAACATGATCAACTTAGGGCTTGTTTGGTTCAGCAAGGTAAATATAATAATTGGGGAAAAAGGGTTTTTGTAGAAGAAGCAAAGAAACAAGTATGGTTAGCAGGTCCATTGATATTAGTGGGTCTGTTAACATTTTCGTTGCATATAATATCTCTAATGATGGTGGGTCACCTCGGCGAGTTAGCTCTCTCTGCAGCTTCCATGGCTACCTCTTTTGCATATGTTACTGGATTCAGCTTCTTG CTAGGAATGGCGAGTGCGCTAGAGACGATATGTGGGCAGTCATATGGTGCAGAGCAATACGAAATGGTAGGCATACACACACAGAGAGCCATGGTTTTGCTGTTATTGATAAGCATCCCCATCAGTGTAATATGGTCATTTACTGAACCAATTTTGGTGGCTTTAGGACAGAACCATGATATTGCAGCTGAAGCTGCTCCTTATGCCCAATTTATGATCCCTAGTCTTTTTGCATATAGTATTCTTCAATGCCTTATCAGATTCTTTCAAACCCAAAATATAGTCTTCCCAATGCTGCTGACTTCTGGAATCACTACTCTACTGCACATATTAGTCTGTTGGTTATTGGTGTTCAAATCTGGCCTAGGAAGTAAAGGAGCTGCCCTTGCAAATACTATATCATACTGCATTAATTGTATGCTGTTAGCAGCTTATGTTAAATTTTCTTCGTCGTGTTCAAGAACTTGGACAAGTAGCTTCTCAAAAGCATCATTTCAAGGTATCCCAGCTCTACTCAGGCTCGCTATACCATCAGCTGTCATGGTCTG CTTGGAAATGTGGTCTTTTGAAATGATTGTTCTGTTGTCTGGTCTTCTACCAAACCCAGCACTAGAAACTTCAGTGCTTTCCATCAG CCTCAATACTACCTCACTTGTTTGGGTTATTCCTGAAGGTTTCAGTGGTGCAGTAAG TACGAGGGTCTCTAATGAATTGGGAGCTGGGAAGCCAGAAGCTGCAAGAACAGCAGTATATGTCGTTTTATGCATGACAGTTTCCGAGAGCATTGTTATGGGGTTAATCCTTATACTGATACGAAATGCCTGGGGTTATGCTTATAGTAGCGAGATGGAAGTGGTGACATATTTAGCTTCCATGATGCCCCTACTTGCATTAACCAATTTCGTTGACGGACTCACATGCGTCCTCTCCG GGACAGCTAGAGGATGTGGTTGGCAAAAGATAGGTGCATATATCAATCTAGGATCATTTTATATTGTGGGTCTTCCAGTTGCTATCCTGTTAGCATTTTACCTGCACATTGGAGGGAAA GGTCTCTGGTTAGGAATTTTATGCGCAATCACCCTTCAAGTTATCGCCTTCCTTGTCATTACACTGAAAACAGACTGGGAGCAACAA GCCAAGAAAGCTACGGAGAGAGTCTACGAATCCAAAGTTGTCAAAGAGATGGTTTTCTGA
- the LOC110797171 gene encoding bifunctional aspartate aminotransferase and glutamate/aspartate-prephenate aminotransferase, which produces MQLQAACSPTLSHQPHRRRLVADAVALDNFRPFSFTSHPIGISFKSSNTREGNFPRLSVVMRSQSTTDPVELDVSLSPRVNSVKPSKTVAITDQATALVQAGVPVIRLAAGEPDFDTPSEIAEAGINAIREGFTRYTPNAGTMELRKAICHKLQEENGISYSPDQILVSNGAKQSILQVVLAVCSPGDEVVIPAPYWVSYPEMARLADATPVIVDTGISQNFLMDPKHLESKLNEKSRLLILCSPSNPTGSVYPKELLEEIAAIVARYPRLLVLSDEIYEHIIYAPAKHTSFASLPGMWERTLTVNGFSKAFAMTGWRLGYLAGPKHFVAACGKIQSQSTSGASSISQKAGVAALGMGKAGGEAVATMVKAFRERRDFLIKSFIDMEGVKISDPQGAFYLFLDFSSYYGSEAEGFGPIDGSESLCRYFLDKAQVALVPGDAFGDDNCIRISYAESLSILEKATENIKKAISQLKLPVSIN; this is translated from the exons ATGCAACTCCAAGCCGCCTGCTCACCAACTCTCTCCCACCAACCTCATCGCCGGCGTCTCGTCGCCGATGCTGTGGCTCTCGATAACTTCCGACCCTTCTCGTTCACTTCTCATCCTATCGGCATTTCTTTCAA ATCATCAAACACTAGGGAGGGGAATTTTCCAAGACTAAGTGTGGTGATGAGATCTCAAAGCACCACTGATCCTGTCGAGCTTGATGTCTCGTTGAGTCCAAGGGTTAACTCTGTTAAGCCTTCCAAAACTGTTGCGATAACAGATCAAGCAACTGCTCTTGTACAAGCTGGTGTGCCAGTAATTAGGTTGGCAGCTGGAGAGCCTGACTTTGATACTCCATCGGAGATAGCTGAG GCTGGCATTAATGCAATTCGTGAAGGTTTTACAAGATATACACCAAATGCAGGTACTATGGAACTCCGCAAAGCTATTTGCCACAAACTACAAG AGGAAAATGGAATTTCTTATTCTCCAGACCAAATTTTAGTGAGTAATGGAGCCAAGCAATCTATTCTCCAAGTAGTGCTTGCTGTTTGTTCACCGGGAGATGAA GTTGTAATTCCAGCACCCTATTGGGTGAGTTACCCCGAAATGGCGAGGCTGGCTGATGCAACTCCTGTGATTGTTGACACTGGAATATCTCAAAACTTTTTAATGGACCCAAAGCATCTGGAGTCAAAACTCAATGAGAAGTCAAGGTTGTTAATTCTATGCTCGCCATCCAACCCTACAGGTTCTGTTTATCCCAAGGAACTCCTTGAAGAGATCGCTGCCATAGTGGCACGATACCCACGACTTCTG GTCTTGTCTGATGAGATATACGAGCATATCATTTATGCACCAGCAAAGCATACTAGCTTTGCTTCACTACCAGGAATGTGGGAAAGGACGTTGACTGTCAATGGCTTTTCCAAG GCCTTTGCAATGACTGGTTGGAGACTTGGATATCTAGCTGGTCCTAAACATTTTGTTGCTGCATGCGGAAAAATTCAGAGCCAG TCAACTTCAGGTGCCAGCAGCATATCTCAAAAAGCGGGAGTTGCTGCACTTGGAATGGGAAAGGCTGGTGGAGAGGCAGTAGCAACAATGGTCAAAGCATTTAGAGAGAGACGGGATTTCTTGATTAAAAGTTTCATTGATATGGAAGGTGTCAAGATATCAGATCCGCAG GGAGCTTTCTATCTGTTCCTTGATTTCAGCTCTTATTATGGTTCAGAAGCTGAAGGATTTGGTCCCATAGATGGGTCGGAATCCCTATGTCGTTATTTTCTTGACAAAGCTCAG GTGGCACTTGTTCCAGGAGATGCTTTTGGCGATGACAACTGCATCCGCATTTCTTATGCAGAATCTCTTTCCATTCTGGAGAAGGCCACGGAGAACATCAAGAAAGCCATTTCCCAGCTTAAGTTGCCTGTGTCGATTAACTAA